One genomic window of Camelina sativa cultivar DH55 chromosome 5, Cs, whole genome shotgun sequence includes the following:
- the LOC104788698 gene encoding zinc finger CCCH domain-containing protein 69 isoform X2 — protein sequence MYTPDSQIKASWTTLSLSLSLNRETLKHSSIHQEEEERVIHNHRPGLSRSPMSKRILCKFFAHGACLKGDHCEFSHDWKDPTNNICTFYQRGICSYGSRCRYEHVKASRPHPSASSSSRSSPASASNPLTCAFLPGVSDRDLIPVLSSCLKPTWDLDSLHQDPLDEVNNTFNPGTAKPEDQPICSYAAAGDCPRGDECPHIHGNICPTCGKCCLHPFRPDEREEHKKVCEKKHKQLEALKLSQEIECCVCLERVLSKPTPAERKFGLLTECDHAFCIACIRNWRSSSPSTGMDVNSTLRACPICRKLSYFVVPSVIWFSAPEEKKEIMDNYREKLRSIDCKHFNFGDGNCPFGTSCFYKHAYHDGRLEEVVLRHLDAEDGQTVIAKDIRLSDFLENMHI from the exons tctcaaccgCGAAACCCTAAAACATTCATCTATTCaccaggaggaggaggagagagtcATTCATAATCACCGCCCAGGTCTCTCTCGATCGCCCATGTCGAAAAG AATCCTTTGTAAATTCTTTGCTCACGGCGCATGCTTGAAAGGGGACCACTGTGAATTTTCACATGACTGGAAGGATCCTACAAATAAT ATTTGCACCTTCTACCAGCGAGGAATCTGCTCTTATGGAAGTCGATGCAGGTACGAACATGTCAAAGCTTCTCGGCCTCATCCATCTGCTTCCTCGTCCTCTCGGTCATCTCCTGCTTCAGCTTCCAACCCTCTTACCTGTGCTTTTCTTCCTGGTGTCTCGGATAGAGATCTGATCCCAGTTCTCTCATCATGTTTAAAACCTACTTGGGATTTGGATTCCCTTCACCAGGATCCCTTAGACGAGGTCAACAACACCTTCAACCCTGGTACAGCCAAACCAGAAGATCAACCCATTTGTTCATACGCTGCAGCTGGTGATTGCCCTCGTGGGGATGAATGCCCTCACATCCATGGAAATATTTGCCCTACTTGTGGGAAATGTTGCTTGCATCCTTTCAGACCCGATGAGAGAGAGGAGCACAAGAAAGTATGTGAAAAAAAGCACAAGCAGCTGGAAGCATTAAAACTTAGCCAGGAGATCGAGTGTTGTGTCTGTTTGGAACGTGTCTTGTCTAAGCCAACTCCAGCTGAACGGAAGTTCGGGTTACTCACTGAATGTGATCATGCTTTCTGCATAGCATGTATCAGGAATTGGCGCAGCAGTTCTCCTTCCACTGGAATGGATGTCAACAGCACTCTCAGGGCTTGCCCCATATGCCGCAAGTTATCATATTTTGTTGTCCCTAGTGTAATCTGGTTTTCAGCTCccgaagagaaaaaagagattaTGGATAACTACAGGGAAAAGCTCAG GTCAATCGATTGTAAGCACTTCAATTTTGGAGATGGGAATTGTCCGTTTGGGACCAGTTGCTTCTATAAG CATGCTTATCATGATGGTCGTTTGGAGGAAGTGGTTCTGCGACATCTGGATGCAGAAGATGGGCAGACTGTGATTGCAAAAGATATAAG GTTGTCTGACTTCCTTGAGAATATGCACATATGA
- the LOC104788698 gene encoding zinc finger CCCH domain-containing protein 69 isoform X1, producing MYTPDSQIKASWTTLSLSLSLNRETLKHSSIHQEEEERVIHNHRPGLSRSPMSKRILCKFFAHGACLKGDHCEFSHDWKDPTNNICTFYQRGICSYGSRCRYEHVKASRPHPSASSSSRSSPASASNPLTCAFLPGVSDRDLIPVLSSCLKPTWDLDSLHQDPLDEVNNTFNPGTAKPEDQPICSYAAAGDCPRGDECPHIHGNICPTCGKCCLHPFRPDEREEHKKVCEKKHKQLEALKLSQEIECCVCLERVLSKPTPAERKFGLLTECDHAFCIACIRNWRSSSPSTGMDVNSTLRACPICRKLSYFVVPSVIWFSAPEEKKEIMDNYREKLRSIDCKHFNFGDGNCPFGTSCFYKHTVKPGSYAWKYHRPPPRRPRPSGSNFSDVDTLVNMIGNIISEGEYGPIGFEDTDDDELTTTDMMMLLMHMDIESEDSSNEDIY from the exons tctcaaccgCGAAACCCTAAAACATTCATCTATTCaccaggaggaggaggagagagtcATTCATAATCACCGCCCAGGTCTCTCTCGATCGCCCATGTCGAAAAG AATCCTTTGTAAATTCTTTGCTCACGGCGCATGCTTGAAAGGGGACCACTGTGAATTTTCACATGACTGGAAGGATCCTACAAATAAT ATTTGCACCTTCTACCAGCGAGGAATCTGCTCTTATGGAAGTCGATGCAGGTACGAACATGTCAAAGCTTCTCGGCCTCATCCATCTGCTTCCTCGTCCTCTCGGTCATCTCCTGCTTCAGCTTCCAACCCTCTTACCTGTGCTTTTCTTCCTGGTGTCTCGGATAGAGATCTGATCCCAGTTCTCTCATCATGTTTAAAACCTACTTGGGATTTGGATTCCCTTCACCAGGATCCCTTAGACGAGGTCAACAACACCTTCAACCCTGGTACAGCCAAACCAGAAGATCAACCCATTTGTTCATACGCTGCAGCTGGTGATTGCCCTCGTGGGGATGAATGCCCTCACATCCATGGAAATATTTGCCCTACTTGTGGGAAATGTTGCTTGCATCCTTTCAGACCCGATGAGAGAGAGGAGCACAAGAAAGTATGTGAAAAAAAGCACAAGCAGCTGGAAGCATTAAAACTTAGCCAGGAGATCGAGTGTTGTGTCTGTTTGGAACGTGTCTTGTCTAAGCCAACTCCAGCTGAACGGAAGTTCGGGTTACTCACTGAATGTGATCATGCTTTCTGCATAGCATGTATCAGGAATTGGCGCAGCAGTTCTCCTTCCACTGGAATGGATGTCAACAGCACTCTCAGGGCTTGCCCCATATGCCGCAAGTTATCATATTTTGTTGTCCCTAGTGTAATCTGGTTTTCAGCTCccgaagagaaaaaagagattaTGGATAACTACAGGGAAAAGCTCAG GTCAATCGATTGTAAGCACTTCAATTTTGGAGATGGGAATTGTCCGTTTGGGACCAGTTGCTTCTATAAG CACACTGTGAAGCCAGGGTCATATGCATGGAAATACCACAGGCCACCTCCAAGGCGTCCACGTCCCTCTGGATCTAACTTCTCAGACGTGGATACACTTGTTAATATGATCGGGAATATAATTTCGGAAGGCGAATATGGTCCTATTGGGTTTGAAGATACAGACGATGATGAACTGACTACAACGGATATGATGATGTTATTGATGCACATGGATATAGAATCTGAGGACTCGTCCAATGAGGATATCTATTAG